GCTCTGTCaattaaataataactgatCTTTCTTGAAATCAGTTGTAAAGTACGAACGAATGTCAGAGCATACACCATAGATTATAGAGTTTTATATATAGGCTTGTGCATCCTAAGACAAGGAAAACGCTGTCATGGATGTTGCACCAAAACGCACCAtgttgaaatattgaaaattgttGGCATTTTGGACTATTTATTCGATATTAAGATGTGACCCACCATATgaaatcctttttcttttctttttcctttaactttttattCACGGGATGACATTGTTACTCGTACGTTAGGCTGCTTTGAGATGACGTGGGGAAAGAAGAGAGGGGAGAGGCAGTTGGTGGACGTATATCAGAGGACAGTAGCAAAGGGGAGAGAGGCATTGGCAAGTCAAGAGGGGAGAGATGGGAGTTAAAACGAAAAAGATGGTAATGCCAATGCCTTGTGGTCCTCGGAAGCTAAAaatagagaggaaaaagaacGCAATAGAAGGAACCGACTCAACCCATCTGTTTCATATCATTCTTGCTGTACAGAGACGGGTGAAAAGCGTGAgagaagtgtgtgtgtgtgtgtgtgtatgcatgtattGTATGTGGTTGGAGACGGTTTTAGCTTAAAATCGCGTAGCGTGTGAGCAAAGCTCGCCAAATCTAATCATCATTCTTTAGAATACGTTCCCCACAGCAGTTCCAGATATACAATTAAGTGCCTCAACCTCGATTCCAGCCTCAGCCTCATCAGTCTTAAGGTAACAAACTAACTTTTCTGTAAGATTATATACTTCTTGACCGAATATTATGAAATTCTGTTTGAAACGAAAACTTTTATTTGCACCCGAGGTCCTCTTTCTATGAACTGGTAGCTCAGTTaattatatatctctctctttttcttttggtttttgagGTGATAGGGATTGTGTGTACCTCACAGGAGCTGTTTCTTGCGTGTTTTGTCCATTCGATCTCGTTTTAAGGTTTTCTTGCGTATTCATAGTCATAGATGCatgtattttttcatttcaaacttgGGTTTCTGGTTGCTtttttcggccatatagagtagTATATGTTGGGGCATCTCAGTCCTATGTTGTCTCTCTCTAATAAATCGTCTTCATCTGATCATATGGTTGTagtccttttttatttatttccagaatttaaatgtgtttgcAGTTTTTCAcgagtgttttatttttattttttgtaatgttaATCACGTATGTTACTTCATAAAATATACCACAACctgttttcaaaagaaagaagCAGAGGATAACCGACACAATTTCCATGCTTTTAAGGCTATCTCGTATATAGTTGGCATTCATATGCATAaacacattcatatatatattttgcagaTTTCTATCATCATCCCCTTTGTCAGGTCTCGAGTTTTAGAACTTGCACATAACTCTAGTTTTATGAGCTCTCAAATGTTGTCTATATATCTCTTTTTGACAGAAAGGGTTTGTACAAATGGAGCGGGAGAAGCTTTATAATAAGAGAGCAAGGGAAGATGATCATCATGAGCACCATCAAGATTGTTCCAATAAGAATTCGGCAAAGAAGCAAGATCTCAAGGGTAGTGACTTCAGAGAGACCAACGATGAGATCAGTAATATGAAGAAGTTAGATTCTTCCATTGCATTAGATGTCGGGGTATTCGATTTCCCATGGCTGAAAGATGGTATGATCTCCAAATCAGAGGACTGGAGATTCGAGGATGCCTTCTCTTCATCACTGATCCCCCATGACAACTCCACGACCACTGCTGCTATTGAATTTTCGGGGCAATGTCTGTGTCGGACGCCAGAGGAAGTCCCATATCTTCCCGAGAACAAGTTTGATGATAGTTTATGTTGGGCGGTACCCGAAGGTGATGGGTTGGAAACTGAAGGTTTGGATTGCATTTGGAGCTCTCTACTCAGTCAGCCGCTTCAACAGGGTGGTGGTATCTGAAAATATGCCTTCAAATGCCATTAGAAACCTATAGCTCCTCCTCGCATTCATGTCAGATGGAGCTCACACTGTGATGATGAATTGTATGTATGCTGGCATGGCAAAACTTTAAAACCTTCCTTCTGATGTTgatcctttttcctttttaccaCCTTTCATGGGTGCTCGCTCTTTCTTGGCATACATTCACCATTTTGTTACTACACTTCTCCTGTTTGGTAGCTGGTACTTTGTGACATTGTATTGTACTGAGTAATGCAGTAAATTGCTCTTCCATGACATTAGGAACTATTTCTACTTGGAGCTGTGCTACGGATCAGCCACTGTTTACTGCTGATCCGTAGCACACGTTACGTATctgctcttttctttttctttttctttttatttttttttttatttttttgtacaaaACACACCAAACCTTCtattcctctctctcatcatctctctcatctcggctatctctctcatcagatctcTATCTCATccctcatcgtctctctctcctcagccatctctctctcatcacctcTATCTCTGTCTCATCCATCAGTTCTCTCTCGAATCCGTCTCGCTCTCAACTCACTcaatgaaacggtgcgtttgtTGCCCACGTCAGGTGTGCGCCGGATATAGCAAAACAGTAGCTacttccaaaaatatttctctaagggaaatgctatgcatcagcctcacaccagcacacacttcacatcacttttttttttacactcaataagttgagtgtgtgctggtgtggggctgatgcaaatattttttctttctctaattGCTGCCTTCAATGATCTTTCGTGCATCATCACGGtgtccatttaaaaaaaaaaaaaaaaaatagcggTATCAGATATTCATTTGCATTAGGTGGATAAAAGATTTAAGAGCTGTAGAATGTTGGGCCCTCAATGATACGCTTTCTGGCCCAATCTTCAGTATCTTAAATTTCTGACCTATCCTGCTGCATGCGGGCCCGTAGTGCAAACAGAGTCTGCCCATGCTTTTAGAAACTCCGACCCATGTTCGACTCCCACCACTGCTTTGAGATCGAATTCCCGTTTGTTGAGTAGATTAACAAACATAAAATGCAGCGAAGATTGAAAATTCAAGACAATTTTATGTGAGATGATGAAAGAGATAGGGGTGGGCCTTATGATTTATTTGCGCATCTTATTTGGTGGGTTGTGCTGCTTTCAATTCATATGACACTGTTTCATGCCAACTAATTTTGAACGTTACACACGCTCTTGACAAGGAATTTTTTCAAGTGCACCTCGtataattcaaatgaaaaatcttTAAATCTAATAACTCCAAAAGTGTGAATGCAAAATTTTACACAAGATGTTCAGTTACATCTATCTCTTGAAGTTAGTCCACTTACACAAAGAAAATCATGCTCTCAAGGCTTAGTTTGAGTGTCAACACCTGAtaatacttcactattatttattattttattattattttttatttacttttttattattatttacagaatatttcaaaatatctcactatccaaacaaaatcttactatatatatatatataaaaaagcatATGCATTTGTATAAAGAAATGGAAAATGGGGACACGGATAGGGAGTGTTAGCGTGGAATTAGAAATGTGGTTGGTTGGGTAGTAGGACCAACTTCATCATGCTTTTCAAGTGCATGCTTTGACACCCTACACTAGACGTTACCcactttttgcatttttttcatcattattgCCTTCAcatcttcctttctctttaCTCTTCGAactattctttaaaaaaaaaatccaatggaATTTTAGTTGCATGGACAGCTTTAAATTGAATGctgacattattatttttttaaaatagaggtTTTATAGCATAAATGCaagggtggctctacagccaccgctTCCAATCT
This genomic interval from Juglans regia cultivar Chandler chromosome 3, Walnut 2.0, whole genome shotgun sequence contains the following:
- the LOC108996550 gene encoding uncharacterized protein LOC108996550 isoform X1 translates to MKFCLKRKLLFAPEKGFVQMEREKLYNKRAREDDHHEHHQDCSNKNSAKKQDLKGSDFRETNDEISNMKKLDSSIALDVGVFDFPWLKDGMISKSEDWRFEDAFSSSLIPHDNSTTTAAIEFSGQCLCRTPEEVPYLPENKFDDSLCWAVPEGDGLETEGLDCIWSSLLSQPLQQGGGI
- the LOC108996550 gene encoding uncharacterized protein LOC108996550 isoform X2, whose protein sequence is MEREKLYNKRAREDDHHEHHQDCSNKNSAKKQDLKGSDFRETNDEISNMKKLDSSIALDVGVFDFPWLKDGMISKSEDWRFEDAFSSSLIPHDNSTTTAAIEFSGQCLCRTPEEVPYLPENKFDDSLCWAVPEGDGLETEGLDCIWSSLLSQPLQQGGGI